The sequence below is a genomic window from Leptospira inadai serovar Lyme str. 10.
CGATTAAGGTCTGAAAAGGATGCGAGTCGTCGACTTCGTTGTCTCGATACGCTAACATTAGAAAGAGGTAATTTACCGTTACGTCTTCCATTAGGTTTTTCAATAATTCCAGGGAGGCCGTATCTGCCCATTGCATATCGTCGAGGAAAATCGCGAGCGGATGCTCCGATCCTGCAAAGACTTTGATGAAATTCTGGAATACTACGTAGAAGCGGTTGGCATTTTCCTGGGGTCCTAATTCCGGAATCGGTTCCTGTTTGCCGATGATGATCTCTAATTCGGGAATTACGTCGGTGATTACTTTTCCGTTTGCTCCGAGCGATTTACGAATCTTGGATTTCCAAGATTCGATTTTTTCCGGCGGTTCGGTGAGAATCAATTCGACTAGGCTCGAAAAGACTTGGATGACGGCGGAAAAGGGAAGGTTTCTATTGTACTGATCGAATTTTCCCGAAACGAAATAACCTTTGGATTCGGTTAACGGTTTGTTAATTTCACGGACTAGGGAAGATTTTCCCACGCCCGAATAGCCGCCGATTAGGACCATTCTTGTCCGGCCGTTTGCCGCAACGTCCTTAAATTCATCGAGAAGAGTGCTTATGTATTCTCCTCGTCCGTATAGCTTTTGAGGAATCTTGAATTCCTGGGAATAATCGTTTTGAGCCAGGGGAAAATCGGGTATTTCGGCGTTTTCCTTCCAGAGAGAATACACTTTTTCGAGGTCAGCTTGCAGACCTCTCGCCGTTTGATAACGATCTTCGGCGGTTTTCGCAAGAAGCTTCATTACGATATTGGAAAGTACAACTGGAATTTCGGATCGGGTTTGCTTAGGCGGAACCGGATTTTTGGCCAAATGAGAATGAACTAATTGTAATAGATCCTCTCCTTCGAACGGAAGTTTTCCGGTAAGCATTTCGTAAAAAGAAACGCCCAAGGAATAGAAATCGCTCCTATAATCCATCGAACGATTCATTCTTCCCGTTTGTTCCGGAGAGACGTAATGAATCGAACCTTCCAGAATATTAGGAGAAGACCAGGAAGTTTCCTCCTTATTCAATCGTGTCGAGATCCCGAAATCGATGATCCGGATCTCCTTCGCATCATGATTATAAATGATATTCTCGGGTTTAATATCTTTGTGTATTACTTTCTTGGAATGAATCTCGCCTAATCTTTCGGCGAGCTGAATCGCGATGGGAAAAAATTCGGAAAGAACGAGGGGTTTCTTAATGATGTATTGTTTTAAGGAACCGCCCGGAACATAATCCATGAAAAGCGCATAACCGTCCTGCAGCTTTTCGAATTTTAACGCTTTTACGAATTTGCCCGAATCGAGAAGGCCTAAAATTTCATACTCGTTTCGCAGGTTAACGATGGACGGGTGCAACTCGTCGAGCACCGGGAGAAATTTTATGATGATTGATTTTCCGTCTTCTTTGCGTACCGCCTTGTACACCTCCGAAGCGGATTCTGCGTTAAGTCTTTCCCGTAGTTCGAATCCAGTAACGATCATTTATTCAACTTCACCTTTCTTTTATCTTATCACCAGGGATCCATCCCTTATGATTTGCTTCTTCTCTGGTCCGTTAAAGTCGGAAAAGAAGCCCTCCCCAGTAGAAACCTCCTCCCACCGCGGGAGTTAGAAAAAGGTCCCCTTTTTTGAAGGTACCTTTCTGATAAAATTCCGAAAGAACGACCGGAATGGATGCCGCTGAAGTATTACCGACTCGGTCGAAATTCATAAGAATTTTTTCCCTGGGAAACTTGGTTCTCTTCAGGAGGCTCTGTACCACGACGTCCGTACCTGGATGGGGGACGACCCAGTCGATATCCTCGGGAGTTAAACCGTTTCGCTGCAGGAGATCATCCATTGCGGAAAGGGTCAAGTCCGCAGCCTTCGTGACCAAATCCGGAAAACTTTTCACGTAACTTTGCGGAGGCGGACCCGTAACAATAACGCCTGAAAGATCCCCATCGTCTTTCAAAAAGGAATCAATAATTCCGAATTCTTTTTCTCCCGTAAACTCCAATAACACTCCCGCAGCGCCATCCCCGGCGGTAAATTCTCCGTAACCGCCGATTCTAGTGCGTATCGAAAAACGTTCGCTGCCGATGACTAATGCCGTTTTAAATTTTCCCGTTCCTAAATATGCGGATGCCATTTGAACACCGTGGACGAAACCGGTGCAAGCCGTACTTATATCGAACGATAAAGCATTTTTGGTTCCCGCTAGCTTTGATGCCTGTGGGGCGAGATCGGGGAGAAAATAGCGGTCCGTCCAATTGGCTAAAATAAACAGATCGACGTCGTCCGCCTTTTTACCGGCGTCTTTCAATGCCATTTCGGCAACTTTTGCGGCCATATACATAGCAGTTTCCGTTTCGGACGCTCTATGTCTCTTCGTAACTCCGATATCCCCGATGACCGCTTTCTCTGCAGGATGCATTTCCGGGTACTTGAGCCTGCTTTGAATTTCCTCGTTGGTTACTACTCTTTCCGGTAGGTAATGTCCAAAGCCGGTGATCCGGACGCCGTTGGACGCAGGGATTTTATTAGTAACCATTCTTCTACGTTCTCCCGTGGAATAATAAATTTCCAGTCATAATTCCATTCTTTTGCTACACGGCTGCAAAATTAAGGCAAGCGCGTGTAAACCATAAATTGTTCCGTATAGATTCTTTCCGGATCTAATTCCCGGAGTATCGTAAGTTCTTCCGAATTGATAGGAGGTTCTTCCGAAACCGTAAGATCTTCATCGGGGGGAAGCCATAAGGTATACCGCAGCACCGCCTCCAAGGCTTCCATTTCGTCGTCGGAAGCGGGCGCGATCCAGGATGAAAGTTCGAACGGATGGTCGGAAAAAGCAGGTCGTTTGAAACGACCGAATTGGCATACCGCTTCTACGACTCTTTCTCCGGGAGAAGTGATGTGTTTCACTTTTCTAACGAAGCGGTACCTGTTGGCTTTTGCGACCACGATCGTATCGGCGGAGGAAACGATATCGTTTGCACCGCCCGAACCGACCAAGAATTTACCTTTGCCGTCCATTACGGAATTCACATTTCCGAACCAATCTATTTCGGCAGCTCCGATCACTCCCAAACAATTATCGGGAACGACCGTCCCGAGAATATTGGCCGTGTCGGATAACATCGAGCATTGCTGCGCATGCAATTGGCTAAAAAGAAAAACGTCGCCCTGAAACGGACGCATCCCGTAAAACCCGAGTTCGGCGATGATTCGAATACGAATTCCTTCCTTCTCCAATAACTTCGAAGCCGTCCAAGCGGCCATATGAGCCGCGCCGATTCCGGCTAGAATCGTTTTATAACCCTTATGTTTCACTCTATCTATGATGGCTCTTGCGGCTAGAATGATCGTCTGCTCCGAATCGTTTACGGTTTTGGAATCTTCCGGTTGCGTTAAGTGATGTTCCGGGGGAATCATTTTCAATCTTCGTAATTTGACCTCCCCGATCTCCTCCAGATACTCCTCATGCCCGCCCGGTAAATCGACGAACTGCTTAAACCAACGATCGGCCTTACTCGGAACTCCGGCCGCCTCGTTTGCTTCCCTTTGGAATTCGTAATCGTCCAAATACGTTTCGATTCCTTCGAATGCCGGAACGTCCGGGAGACCGTGAACGCGCAAGGATTGCGGATGCGCGCCGTACCTTGCCATGGCCAAGCCCATAACTTTTCCACCGGGAATACTTACTAATTCCGGAGGAATCATTCCTCTAGGCACGATTTTTTCCACAGTGGCAATGACGCCTTTTGTTGCGGCCAAGGCCCCCCAGGCTCCTTCACCGGCAGGAGGACAGAGGACGATATTTCCGTCTTCGTCCGCGACTACTCCGTGAACGAGAGTGATATCGGGAGTCAAGGGCGTGATGAAAGCCAGGTCTTTTTCGCGGGTCCCCCGGCTTTCGCTTGTTAGGTGGTGCTTTGCGGCCTCGCCAAACGGATTTCCGGGAGTCGGTTTGCCGTAAAGAAACGCTGTCGTTCCCAATTTATCTAGGATCATATCCGATCCGATTAAGGAATTCGTAATGAAGCCGGGAAGATGCATGGCTCCCGCCATAAGTCTTTGCACGATCGTAAGAAGGGACCAGAGCTCTAATTCGAACGGTTTCCCTTCCAGCAAGTCCTTATACAAAGAATTCGGGCTTGGCTTGGGATAATTATCCCCCGCAAATCCCGTTATCATTTTTTTCACGATTCCAGAAAGAGCGAGTGCGTGGGCGCTGGAGTGAATTCCGGCCACGCTGATCGTGAATTCAGGGTTTTTGCCTTTGAAGCTGCGAACTAACGAATATATTAACGCGTTCGGACGCGACATGGTCGTAGCCAGATGCAGATACATTCCAGGTTGAATAAACTCGCGGACAAGACTATCCGGGTCTGGAAGAATTCTAGTTGGTTCTGGATGGTACGACTCTCTAAGCATTGCACTATCGCGTAGAAAGTTTTAGCCGCGGGAGAACACGGCAAACTCCCAACAAATTTTATGTTATTTCGACGGAAAAAAAGAAGATTTCATACGAAACCGCCCGGAAATCCAGTCAAAATCCGGCCCCGTTCGGAATTCTCACTTTTGCAACTAGGCTGAGGAATGTTATTTGATCTCGCCTAACGATCCGGCGGCCGGGATTCCCGTTAGAGTGAATTCTACAAGCTATCGGTGTTTACTAGGTTTCAAGAATCGCAGTTGGAAATCCGATAGATAGAAGGACGCTCCGCACAAAGAGAAACAAAATGTCCCAAATCCCCGTTCCGTCAAACTTCGCCTACTGGACTACAATCCCGGTTCGGAGATCCGATACGCGGAGTGCAACCGTTGTCGGCGGACTTTTCGTTTCCCACCTAACTTACGAGACATTAATTCCCTTAATCAACGAAGCCTTTGACGCGTTTTTGGAGAATTATTCCTGGTCAAAGGCGAATATCGCAGGCTCCAATATCATCATCCCCCGGTTGGAAGCGGATTATAAATCCGAAGCAAAGTCGGGCGATATCTTAAAATTCGAAATTGCCGTTTCCAATCTTGGCAGGAAGTCCTGCGATCTGATTTTTCAAGTGACCAAGAATCCTCAGGGAGAGGAGGTCGCGACGGTTAAAATCTCCTTGGTGTTTTACGATTATGTTTCGCGTAAGACCATGGAAATTCCGGAAGGCTTTCGAAGCAGGTTTAGCGAATGAAATCGGACGGCTCATCGAACGGACCAGAGGCGGAGTTTCCGAAAAAATATTTTTTTTCGACGGAGATTCCGATTCGTAAAATCGATCTGAGCTTGGACATCCACGTATCGTTTGCGAGCGTCTTGGATTTGGTCATGGAGGCCCATCTCCAGTTCTTCCAATTTCTGGGCTACTCCGTAACCGACATTCACGGAAACAGCATCATATTTGCGAATGCCGTGATTCTTTATCAGGGAGAGTTGCTTTATAAGGACCGGGTCGTTATCGACGTTTCTCTGGATAATATCGGGGAAAAGTCCTTTGATTTGTATTTTCGTCTTTCTAAGGATCGCAGAAGACAGAAAGTTTCTCTCGTAAAAATTCGCGTTTTATTCTTCAATTATGAGCAAAGAAAGGTGGTACCGGTTCCGGACGTATTTCGGGAAAAATTCGAAACGGGTAAGGTTCCCGCCCGAGTCAGTCCCGACGTCGGTGAAGGAAACATCGTCGCAAAAGCGGCCGATTCGTACGGAGGAGAAATCGGTTTTCGTAAACTGGAAGTTTGGAAGCTTTCTCACGAGTTCGTATTACGATTATTTAATCTTTGCGATATTTGGAAACCTCAGGCCGAAGCGACTTTGATCGAGCACGTTCGGTCCGTCGCATCTTTATTACCAGTCCGGATTGCGGGCGCATGGGGTGCGAGAATCCGCTCGGAGAAAATTCGCAATATTCTCAGGGCGAAAGTTCATCTCGAGGAACTTAGATATTTATTGGTTCTCGTGTCCGATTTGGGCGTAGCCGATCCGAAGAAAGAGCTTGCAGATCTAGTTAAAATCAATTTGCATTTAAAGAAATACTTAAATAGAGTCCGCACGGGAGAAGCTAGAAAAATCGTATAAAACTCCTCTATTCCGCTTTAGCTTCTTTTAATCGAATTTTCCGGGTTGAATTCGCACTTATGCGATTTCTAAAGTTTTTAGTTGACGCTCCCGAAATCCCATGATATTCAATCAACTCGACGAAATCACCCCCGAAGGCCCATTCAGCCGTAAGGTTGGGCCACTCAATTAATTCGAGTATACATGAAAAATAAAATCGCAATAGTCACCGGCGGAAACGCGGGGATCGGAAAATCTCTTGTTTTGGAATTTTCCGCTCGGGGAGCCAAGGTCTTGTTTTGTGGAAGGCGTGTAGAAGAGGGAAAAAAAGTGGAGGAGGAAGTTCGTCGATCGGGAGGAGAGGCAAGATTTTTCCCTTGCGACGTTTCCGACGATGCTCAAGTAAAAGATTTCATCGATAAGGCCGAAGCCATGTACGGAGGGTTGGATTTTGCGGTAAACAATGCGGGAGTCGGAGGACTTTCCTTACCGCTTCACGATTATCCCGAAAAAGTCTGGGAAAAGGTCGTAAACGTAAACTTAAAAGGAACTTGGCTTTGCATGAAGTATGAGATTCCCTTATTATTGAAGAGAGGAAAGGGTGCGATCGTGAATATATCTTCGATTGCAGGGATTGTGGGTGCGGATTGGAAGGTTGCGCCGTACTCCGCCGCAAAGCACGGCATCATCGGCTTAACCAAATCCGCTGCGCTCGAGTACGCGGAACAAAACATCAGAGTCAACGCGATTTGTCCGGGTTTCATTCGCACCGAAATGTTGGAAGGACTGTTTCGGAGTTCTTCCGATCCTGCCGAGGCAGAACGCAGAATCACTCGTTTACATCCCGCAAATAGACTTCCCGAACCGGAGGAAGTCGCTAAGGCGGCGATCTGGCTCTGTTCCGATGAAGCTTCTTTTATTACCGGTGCGGCACTGCCTGTCGACGGCGGGTATACGGCTAAATAAACCCAACCGGGTCATTTATAACTCAAGGAACGATTTTTCTCGAACATAAAGAATGTTTCTTTTTTCTTGTAGAATCGCTACTCTTAGTCATCTTAACTATAACCGAAGAGCAGTCCCGAAAGGCTATATTCTTATTTTCTAAAAATGAACATTCATTATTACGCAATCACGGACAAGGGAAATTTTCGATCCCATAATGAAGACTCGTTTCTGGCAAACGGAGAGCTTGTATGCGGTCAAATTCATGATGGATTAGTGAATGTTCGAAACGCGAATACCGACGACTCTCCCGCACTATTCGCTTTAGCCGACGGCTTAGGCGGACACGAGGCCGGCGAAGTCGCGAGCCGGACCGCCCTGGAAAAATTGTCCTGGATGGCAAGAGCCATTCAGCCTTTGGAGGAGTTACCTTCTCTGGGGTGGAAGAATCTACTTAGGAAAATCAACACCGAAGTTAATTTTTACGGCCAATCCATCGGAAAACCGAATATGGGTACTACCCTAGTAGGTTGCCTTCTTGGAAAAAAGAAATCCTGGATCTTCAACGTAGGGGACAGTCGACTGTATCACATGAATCAGGAAGGCTTACGCAAGGTAACGGTCGATCATAATATCGGCGAGGAATTGGGAACGGGAATCGGTAGAAATCTTCTAACGAGTTGCATCGGCGCCGGTTCCAAGGATATGCAAGCGGATCTTTTTGATTTTACGGGAAAGCTTTCCGCCGGAGATCATTTATTACTTTGTACCGACGGCCTTACCGAAGTCTTAAATATCGACTCGATCGAAAAAGTAATTAAGGAGCATAATGATTTAAAGGAGATCTGCTCCATTCTATCGGAAGAGGCCAATCTCAGAATGACCCGGGACAATCATACCGTCTTGGTGATACGAGTGGATAGTTTATAAACGTCCCGAAATTTCGGAATACGAAAATCAAACATCTTCTCCCGCTGAAAATTCCTCCTTGTCCGTCAAAAGGAATCTTGCGGTTAACCGAAAGAAAACGCCTCCGTCTTCCCCTTTTTCGAATTGAAAAACGAGAGGGAGATCCGATTTTCGGGCTATTTCATAAAATCCTAATCCTGCTCCTTTGCTGTCCCGGGGTCTTTCTGAGCGAATTTGAATATTATACTTTTCTTTTAATTCTTCCGGCGATAATTGCTTGGTTTCCTCCAGTCGATCCTTTAAATAGGGGACTTTTTCCGGGTGGATGGAGTTTCCACAGTTCAATTCCCAATTACGCGATTTTCTTCTCAGCACTAAAATTCCGATTCCGCTTTTTTCATCCCTTTCCTGGGAGTAATGAGCGACGTTCTGAGCCATCTCGACGAATACTGTGAGAATCCGATTTCGCTTTTTTTCCTCCATAAGCTTTTCCTTTAGCAACTCGTTTAAGGAAGCGATCGTCGTTTCGGAAAAAGGACCTTTATACAGTAGGGCTACACCGGTCTTTCTTAGAATATTATATTGTCTTGACAGTTGCATATTTTTCCTCAAAAATCGGGAGCGGCCAAGCTAACGAAGGACGATTGGCTTCCGATCGCAAATGCCATGGAAATCGCGTACCTTAGCCGTGTTTTGCGGGCGCCTTCGGCAGCATGATCGTGATCGCATTCCGGATCCGGATCCGTCACATTGATGGTCGGACAGACGGTTTGATTTTTTAGCATTAGAGAAGTGGCGGCCACGTTTATGATCCCTGCCGCGCCGAATGTATGTCCGAAAATCGGCTTAATGGATCCGACGGGAGCCCAGTGAAATTTCGGTTTTCCGTCATACAATAATGAGATCGCCCTGCTTTCTGCCAGATCATTATTATAAGTGGCGGTTCCATGACCGCAAAAATAGTCGATATCTCCTAAATGGATATTACTAATTTTCATTAAATGCTTTAATCCGGTTGCCGCTTTTTTACCGGTTAAGTCCATTCTCATCGCGTGATCGGCCTCGTTATAGCTGTAAGTGCCTAGGACTTCCGCGTAGATTTTTGCGCCTCGATTCAAGGCTCGATCCAACCTTTCCAAGACGAGGACTACGGCACCTTCGCCTAAAAGAAAACCGTCCCTGTTTTTATCATAAGGACGAATCCCTCGCTTCGGGTCTTCCTTTTCTAAAGACATAACTCTACTCATCGGGTCGGAATACATCATCATCAAGGGTTTCAAAAGAGGGAATTCATGCCCGCCTGCATACATGATTTCGGCGCGTCCTTTTCGGATCGCCTGATAACATAGGCTGATCGCGTGATGTCCGCCTACGCAGGCCGCCGAGATGGTGGTTACAAAGCCTTGGATATTGGAATTAATGGCAGTTAAATTAGTCGGGTTTGAAGCCATAGAAGTTAATACGGAATATCGGTCAAAAACACTTTGGTCCTTTTCCTCTATATACTTTCGCCAGGCAAAGTCCCACCAAGCCAGGGAAGCCCTGGAAGAAGAGTCGATAAAGCCTACGCGAGACGGATCCAAGGTCCCCTTTTCGATTTTGGCGTCTTTATTCGCCTCTTCCATTGCAGCCATTAAGGCAAAGGTCTCGGTATTATAATTTTTAGCGTAGTTACCGTTTAAGTCCGGAAGGTGGCGCTTCCAATCGAAGGTATTCATTTCCCCCGCTACTTTTACGGGAAAATCATCGACGGGAAATCGCGTAATGAATTGAAGCTGGGATTTTCCTTCGGAAATGTTCGTCCAGAAGTCGGGGACAGTAAACGTATTCGGGAGAATCACGCCGATGCCGGTGACTACGACTCTCGAGTTCTTTCCATTTTTAATCTTTTCCATAGTAAGAGTTGGGACGTAAGAATGGTGGTCCTCCACGAAATTGGAATAAAAAAATTATTCCTGCTGCTTTTCGACGGAAAAAAAGGGAAAAATTCTTTTCTCGCCACCTATAATAAGGAAAATTCCGAATTCTATCGCAAACTAGTCGTTTACCGAACGTCCAACTATTTGTAACTATTTTCATTACAATTATATCTATGTTCGAAGAAAGACAAGCATTCATTTGTAAGTTTCTTTGAAAGGAGAATATCATGTTTCAGGAAGCTAACCTAGAGCAGAAAGAGAAATCGTTGGAAGGATTTCCCGCACTGAACAAATCCGATATCGGTAAGTTTATCGGAGTCTTGCGCAAGGCGGGGGATTGGGACTTGATAAGAATGAATCCGTATCGATTCGCTTCCACGGCCGATTTCAAGCCTGAGGTTGCGTTAGACCTTTTTTTGCACGGAGCGAAAATCGGTTTATTCGATATTGCTTATAATATGATTTGCCCGGCCTGCGGAGGAGTGGCTGCCAGTCATAAATCCCTGGATCAAATCGACGAAGATTACTTTCATTGTTATATTTGTAATATGGATGTTCCGACCACGCTTGACGATCAAGTCGAGGTGACTTTTACGATTCATCCTTCCGTCAGGCGTATCGACGTCATCTCGCTCTCTTTGCAGGATGTAGAATCCTATTACCGGTATCATTTTTCCGCCAACTATCAAAAATCCCCGCAACTACTTCGATTCATACGCTCGAATCTGCACGGTCTGCTTCGATTGGATCCTAACGAATCGACGGTCGTAAACGTAAATGCGGAGAAGCTTAATGCTTATCAGTTTACTTCCGTGGAAAATAATTCGGCCGTGTTTCTTTATTTCGATAAAGAAGGATCGCAAAAATCGAATTCGATCGAACTGAATCTTCTTCCCGGAGGATTTACGCCGGCCGAATTGCACCTCCCGAAGGGGAAATACGATATCAAAGTGACGAATAGTACGATCGGTAAAGCGGGCGGATTACATTTAACTCCGAGTATCAATCGAATTGCGGCGATAGTAAAGGATCATCCGACCAAAATAGAGAAGTTTTTAACGGCTAAGAATTTGCTGAATAACCAAACCTTTAGGGATCTATTTCGAGTTCAGCAATTAAGACAAAACTTAAACTTAAACGTTAAGAGTCTGACCATTATGTTTACCGATTTACGAGGATCGACAGAAATGTACGATAAAGCCGGGGATATGGCCGCTTATCGTTTGGTTAAGGAGCATTTTCGTCTGCTAATGGATGTAGTAAAAAAACATAATGGAGCGATCGTAAAGACCATGGGCGACGCGATCATGGCGGCTTTTTCCTCACCGCTGGAAGGCTTGCTCGCTTCCCTGGACATGATGGCTAAGATCGATCAAATGAACCGAGGATCTCATACGCAGGAATTCGAAATCGGATTGAAAGTCGGTTTAAACGAAGGTCCTTCCCTCGCGGTCATTAACGACGAGCGGCTGGATTATTTCGGGCAGAGCGTGAATATTGCGGCAAGAGTGCAGGGTCTTGCGAAAGCCGGGGAAATTTGGGTGACTAATTCGGTCTTAAACACGCCGGGAGTCGACGAGCTATTGCTCGAAAAAGGGTATAATTGGGAAACGTCCGAGGCTTCCCTAAAAGGCGTCGGGCAGAAAGCGGTCGTTCATAAACTTTTTCCGAAGGTCGCTTAGTGTTCCGTTAAACGGATGTCGATTTCCTCCATTAAAGCGGATATTTGAAAGAAATTTCTTCGCGTTCGCAGGAAAAAGAATTTCCCGGTAAACTCTCCACGTTAGCTTTGTCTGAAATTTATTTACCGGAGATTATTTTGATGAGATTCTTAATCCTATCTCTATTATCCGCATTGTGTATTTCTTTCCTCGGAGATTGCAAGTCCTCGAAATCGCCTGAGGAGAAACTAATGGAGTTAGCCCCAAGATTTCAAAAAGCGATGTGCTCGAAAACGATCGAATGTACCAAGGACGAAATCGCCAAGGTACCGGCTCAATACCGAAATATGATTCCTGCGTTTATGCAATCCGAGGAAGCGTGTGTCGCTCATTTCAAAGAAAGTTTCGAAAAATCCAAAAAGGAACGTCAGGAAAAGAAACAGGAAGTCACTCCCGATATGGTAACGGCGTTCGAAACTTGTGTTGATGCCGTCGAAAAATCGAATTGCGATCTTTATAAGGGAAAGGGAAAGCATACGATTCCCGGCTGTGAAGGTTTGGAAAAATTTTCTAAAAACTGAACGGACGATTTTTAGTATTTTAAGACGGGTTCCGTATGAAGATCTCTTTCATCGGAATCCGTCTCGCAAAATCAGAGACTTTTTTCGCTCTTCAGGTCCCTTCTAAAAGTTTCTTTAATTCGTTTAGGACAAAGTCCCAGTTTTGTTCGGAATGCTTTCGAGCCTCGTCCGAAAGTATATTGTCCTGGGTTATAACTAGCGAAGTTTCGTCATTTTGCTGCGAAAGTTCGTAAGTAATGTTGGCGTAATTTTCGGGGAGATCTTCCAAATTGGAAAACGAGCTGAGGTAATTGTAACGAAACAATCTTTCGGGCTCGACCTGTAAAATCGTTCCCTTATCCAGATATTCCTTTCCTTCCCATACCCCTTTGAAAAGCAACCGGCTCCCCACTTTCCAATCGGAAATCGCTTCCGTTCCGAAGAAATACTTCTTAATTAAATTCGGATCCGTTAATCCTTGCCAAACTTTTGCAGCACTTGCGCGAATCCGAATGCTTGCCGAGGCCGTAAATTGGTTTTTCATAATTGTCTCTTAGAAGATTCGTATACAAGAAATCCTGATAATTGCAAACGAAAACAAATCCGATCTAGCAAAAAGAAATATTGCATAGGGAGGAAGTTGACCGGAGAAAATTTCAGGGGTGACAAAGGTTGTCATATTTCAGAGGACAGAGGGCCGAAGAAAGATCCACTGTTAGCATAAGAATCTTTCTCTAGAGCATGGAAACCCGGCTCGCCAATGTTCTGTCTTCCGTCCTCTGACCTCTGTCCTCTGAAAGCGAACGCGTCTGTCCTCAGTCATCAGTCCTCTGAAAGCGACCAGTAGGAATATAAAATTACCGTTATGATCCCTAACGCCATCATTTGACCGAGATGAACGGTGGTGGCGTATACTAGACCTTCCGAGCTTTCTCTCCCTAACAGCACAAAGCCGGAAGTAATGGATGCATGATATACTCCGGCCCCGGAGGGGGCCGAAGGAACCATGACACCGACGGCGCCGCAAAACATGATGAAAATCGTTTCTAAAGGACTGAGATGAATTCCGACCAAGTATTGCAGGAGAGTGTAGTGAACCCCGTAACCCAATAACCAAGTCGCCGCAGTCAAGGCTCCGTGCTTTCCCGCGTTTTTCAAAGTTAAGAACTCGCCCAGTTCGGTGATGAGCGGAGTGAGTTTATCCCGAAAGAAATTCCGTTTTCCGAATTTATCGGAAACGTCCTCGCCGAATCGAGCAAGCTTCTTGTAAAAAAGTCGTACAAAAATCAGAGTACATACGATGGAAAGAATTCCTAGCAAGGGCAAAATGAACCTTACGAAATCCTGATGGATGCCGAGTAAGAAGAATGCCCCCAGCCCTGCGCTGAAAATAAACGCGAAATCCAGGACCTTCTCCAAAAAAAGTCCGCTTACCAAAGAACCGTAACCGGAATCTCCATCCTTTTTACACAGATAGAGTCGAAATATATCTCCTCCTCTTGCCGGCAGGAATTGATTGGCCCCCACGCCTATATAAGCAGATAGGAGGGAGGTTTTGAAGGAGATTTTTTTTCCTAAAAGTAAATACCATCGCCAGGAAAAAAGAAATAAACCCCAAATGACGGCTATAAAGAA
It includes:
- a CDS encoding beta-ketoacyl-[acyl-carrier-protein] synthase family protein, coding for MEKIKNGKNSRVVVTGIGVILPNTFTVPDFWTNISEGKSQLQFITRFPVDDFPVKVAGEMNTFDWKRHLPDLNGNYAKNYNTETFALMAAMEEANKDAKIEKGTLDPSRVGFIDSSSRASLAWWDFAWRKYIEEKDQSVFDRYSVLTSMASNPTNLTAINSNIQGFVTTISAACVGGHHAISLCYQAIRKGRAEIMYAGGHEFPLLKPLMMMYSDPMSRVMSLEKEDPKRGIRPYDKNRDGFLLGEGAVVLVLERLDRALNRGAKIYAEVLGTYSYNEADHAMRMDLTGKKAATGLKHLMKISNIHLGDIDYFCGHGTATYNNDLAESRAISLLYDGKPKFHWAPVGSIKPIFGHTFGAAGIINVAATSLMLKNQTVCPTINVTDPDPECDHDHAAEGARKTRLRYAISMAFAIGSQSSFVSLAAPDF
- a CDS encoding adenylate/guanylate cyclase domain-containing protein; its protein translation is MFQEANLEQKEKSLEGFPALNKSDIGKFIGVLRKAGDWDLIRMNPYRFASTADFKPEVALDLFLHGAKIGLFDIAYNMICPACGGVAASHKSLDQIDEDYFHCYICNMDVPTTLDDQVEVTFTIHPSVRRIDVISLSLQDVESYYRYHFSANYQKSPQLLRFIRSNLHGLLRLDPNESTVVNVNAEKLNAYQFTSVENNSAVFLYFDKEGSQKSNSIELNLLPGGFTPAELHLPKGKYDIKVTNSTIGKAGGLHLTPSINRIAAIVKDHPTKIEKFLTAKNLLNNQTFRDLFRVQQLRQNLNLNVKSLTIMFTDLRGSTEMYDKAGDMAAYRLVKEHFRLLMDVVKKHNGAIVKTMGDAIMAAFSSPLEGLLASLDMMAKIDQMNRGSHTQEFEIGLKVGLNEGPSLAVINDERLDYFGQSVNIAARVQGLAKAGEIWVTNSVLNTPGVDELLLEKGYNWETSEASLKGVGQKAVVHKLFPKVA
- a CDS encoding LA_2478/LA_2722/LA_4182 family protein — protein: MRFLILSLLSALCISFLGDCKSSKSPEEKLMELAPRFQKAMCSKTIECTKDEIAKVPAQYRNMIPAFMQSEEACVAHFKESFEKSKKERQEKKQEVTPDMVTAFETCVDAVEKSNCDLYKGKGKHTIPGCEGLEKFSKN
- a CDS encoding SRPBCC family protein, coding for MKNQFTASASIRIRASAAKVWQGLTDPNLIKKYFFGTEAISDWKVGSRLLFKGVWEGKEYLDKGTILQVEPERLFRYNYLSSFSNLEDLPENYANITYELSQQNDETSLVITQDNILSDEARKHSEQNWDFVLNELKKLLEGT
- a CDS encoding lysylphosphatidylglycerol synthase transmembrane domain-containing protein, producing MKKFFIGITISVFALVFLFWKLDLSGFYNIQERWKPFYLIPFFIAVIWGLFLFSWRWYLLLGKKISFKTSLLSAYIGVGANQFLPARGGDIFRLYLCKKDGDSGYGSLVSGLFLEKVLDFAFIFSAGLGAFFLLGIHQDFVRFILPLLGILSIVCTLIFVRLFYKKLARFGEDVSDKFGKRNFFRDKLTPLITELGEFLTLKNAGKHGALTAATWLLGYGVHYTLLQYLVGIHLSPLETIFIMFCGAVGVMVPSAPSGAGVYHASITSGFVLLGRESSEGLVYATTVHLGQMMALGIITVILYSYWSLSED